A portion of the Chelmon rostratus isolate fCheRos1 chromosome 15, fCheRos1.pri, whole genome shotgun sequence genome contains these proteins:
- the bag5 gene encoding BAG family molecular chaperone regulator 5 isoform X2 yields MAVRWLCSLFGKPFDGGKRMDHGGPQQQQQHPMEQQQQPYHPQHPAMMRLYEVQKEVASLGPQVCTFSGLQNDRDYKRLERELTRLLLDVDQVDTEGKPELQGARKRAAQEVEGLLRYLEENATHPSRLAIEQLSNEARQLVDERVVAPQRAGGVAEINDELVDALQELVLRLTQVKTEGRVPLRKARYRALTRLCAVQDVIEGRTQQQTLSLPLSGDTHEAVHCINQVMVKVSVARSQLVALLMGLSGRDSCAHLSRILTEMQVELDALDVSGNAAIRNYRKQVVEEINGLLKHLDLEGEGDDTRRYDLAQNNSIREIEAVRAHVSHLREGVLRHCVMGDLSFRPKAELQSLLTHLDQVDTAKNPCIREARRRAVVEVQAIITFLDLREALARRQPGPSEHPSHRAVWLVLGSLSDLQAQVLGFDGKRADKSYMMLEELLTKQLLALDAVDPQGDETTKMARKQAVKFAQNILNYLDMKTDEWEY; encoded by the exons ATGGCTGTACGCTGGTTATGCAG CCTGTTTGGGAAGCCCTTTGATGGCGGGAAGAGGATGGACCATGGCGgtccgcagcagcagcagcaacatccgatggagcagcagcagcagccgtaTCATCCGCAGCACCCTGCCATGATGCGGCTGTACGAGGTCCAGAAGGAGGTGGCGTCTCTGGGGCCTCAAGTCTGCACCTTCAGCGGCCTGCAGAACGACCGCGACTACAAGCGTCTGGAGCGCGAGCTGACACGGCTGCTGCTGGACGTGGACCAGGTGGACACGGAGGGCAAACCCGAGCTGCAGGGGGCACGAAAGAGAGCGGCGCAGGAGGTGGAGGGCCTCCTGCGCTACCTGGAGGAGAACGCCACTCATCCGTCCCGTCTGGCCATCGAGCAGCTGAGCAACGAGGCGCGGCAGCTGGTGGACGAGCGCGTGGTGGCGCCCCAGCGTGCCGGCGGGGTGGCCGAAATAAACGACGAGCTGGTGGATGCTCTGCAGGAGCTCGTGCTGAGGCTCACCCAAGTCAAGACGGAGGGGAGGGTGCCGCTCCGCAAGGCGCGCTACCGGGCGCTGACGCGCCTCTGCGCCGTACAGGACGTGATCGAGGGGCGCACGCAGCAGCAGACCCTCTCCCTGCCGCTGTCGGGAGACACCCACGAGGCCGTGCACTGCATCAACCAGGTGATGGTGAAGGTGAGCGTGGCGCGCAGTCAGCTGGTGGCCCTGCTGATGGGTCTGAGTGGGAGGGACAGCTGCGCCCACCTGTCACGAATCCTGACGGAGATGCAGGTAGAGCTGGACGCCCTGGATGTTTCTGGGAACGCAGCAATCAGAAACTACCGAAAacaggtggtggaggagatAAACGGCCTGCTGAAACACCTGGAcctggagggggagggagacgACACACGCAG GTACGACTTGGCGCAGAACAACTCCATCCGTGAAATCGAGGCGGTGCGAGCTCACGTCTCCCACCTGCGAGAGGGCGTCCTGCGGCACTGCGTGATGGGGGATCTGAGCTTCAGGCCCAAAGCCGAGCTGCAGAGCCTCCTCACTCACCTGGACCAGGTGGACACGGCCAAGAACCCGTGCATCAGGGAGGCCCGCCGCCGCGCCGTGGTTGAGGTCCAAGCCATCATCACCTTCCTGGACCTCCGCGAGGCTCTGGCCCGCCGCCAGCCGGGCCCCAGTGAGCACCCGTCACACCGGGCCGTGTGGCTGGTCCTGGGGAGCCTGTCAGACCTCCAGGCTCAGGTGTTAGGCTTCGACGGTAAGCGGGCCGACAAGAGCTACATgatgctggaggagctgctgaccaaacagctgctggcGCTGGACGCCGTGGACCCGCAGGGTGACGAGACCACCAAGATGGCGCGGAAGCAGGCGGTGAAGTTCGCCCAGAACATTCTCAACTACCTGGACATGAAGACGGACGAGTGGGAGTATTGA
- the bag5 gene encoding BAG family molecular chaperone regulator 5 isoform X1: MIKWTAGQVCLCRCVSVSLFGKPFDGGKRMDHGGPQQQQQHPMEQQQQPYHPQHPAMMRLYEVQKEVASLGPQVCTFSGLQNDRDYKRLERELTRLLLDVDQVDTEGKPELQGARKRAAQEVEGLLRYLEENATHPSRLAIEQLSNEARQLVDERVVAPQRAGGVAEINDELVDALQELVLRLTQVKTEGRVPLRKARYRALTRLCAVQDVIEGRTQQQTLSLPLSGDTHEAVHCINQVMVKVSVARSQLVALLMGLSGRDSCAHLSRILTEMQVELDALDVSGNAAIRNYRKQVVEEINGLLKHLDLEGEGDDTRRYDLAQNNSIREIEAVRAHVSHLREGVLRHCVMGDLSFRPKAELQSLLTHLDQVDTAKNPCIREARRRAVVEVQAIITFLDLREALARRQPGPSEHPSHRAVWLVLGSLSDLQAQVLGFDGKRADKSYMMLEELLTKQLLALDAVDPQGDETTKMARKQAVKFAQNILNYLDMKTDEWEY; this comes from the exons CCTGTTTGGGAAGCCCTTTGATGGCGGGAAGAGGATGGACCATGGCGgtccgcagcagcagcagcaacatccgatggagcagcagcagcagccgtaTCATCCGCAGCACCCTGCCATGATGCGGCTGTACGAGGTCCAGAAGGAGGTGGCGTCTCTGGGGCCTCAAGTCTGCACCTTCAGCGGCCTGCAGAACGACCGCGACTACAAGCGTCTGGAGCGCGAGCTGACACGGCTGCTGCTGGACGTGGACCAGGTGGACACGGAGGGCAAACCCGAGCTGCAGGGGGCACGAAAGAGAGCGGCGCAGGAGGTGGAGGGCCTCCTGCGCTACCTGGAGGAGAACGCCACTCATCCGTCCCGTCTGGCCATCGAGCAGCTGAGCAACGAGGCGCGGCAGCTGGTGGACGAGCGCGTGGTGGCGCCCCAGCGTGCCGGCGGGGTGGCCGAAATAAACGACGAGCTGGTGGATGCTCTGCAGGAGCTCGTGCTGAGGCTCACCCAAGTCAAGACGGAGGGGAGGGTGCCGCTCCGCAAGGCGCGCTACCGGGCGCTGACGCGCCTCTGCGCCGTACAGGACGTGATCGAGGGGCGCACGCAGCAGCAGACCCTCTCCCTGCCGCTGTCGGGAGACACCCACGAGGCCGTGCACTGCATCAACCAGGTGATGGTGAAGGTGAGCGTGGCGCGCAGTCAGCTGGTGGCCCTGCTGATGGGTCTGAGTGGGAGGGACAGCTGCGCCCACCTGTCACGAATCCTGACGGAGATGCAGGTAGAGCTGGACGCCCTGGATGTTTCTGGGAACGCAGCAATCAGAAACTACCGAAAacaggtggtggaggagatAAACGGCCTGCTGAAACACCTGGAcctggagggggagggagacgACACACGCAG GTACGACTTGGCGCAGAACAACTCCATCCGTGAAATCGAGGCGGTGCGAGCTCACGTCTCCCACCTGCGAGAGGGCGTCCTGCGGCACTGCGTGATGGGGGATCTGAGCTTCAGGCCCAAAGCCGAGCTGCAGAGCCTCCTCACTCACCTGGACCAGGTGGACACGGCCAAGAACCCGTGCATCAGGGAGGCCCGCCGCCGCGCCGTGGTTGAGGTCCAAGCCATCATCACCTTCCTGGACCTCCGCGAGGCTCTGGCCCGCCGCCAGCCGGGCCCCAGTGAGCACCCGTCACACCGGGCCGTGTGGCTGGTCCTGGGGAGCCTGTCAGACCTCCAGGCTCAGGTGTTAGGCTTCGACGGTAAGCGGGCCGACAAGAGCTACATgatgctggaggagctgctgaccaaacagctgctggcGCTGGACGCCGTGGACCCGCAGGGTGACGAGACCACCAAGATGGCGCGGAAGCAGGCGGTGAAGTTCGCCCAGAACATTCTCAACTACCTGGACATGAAGACGGACGAGTGGGAGTATTGA
- the bag5 gene encoding BAG family molecular chaperone regulator 5 isoform X3: MDHGGPQQQQQHPMEQQQQPYHPQHPAMMRLYEVQKEVASLGPQVCTFSGLQNDRDYKRLERELTRLLLDVDQVDTEGKPELQGARKRAAQEVEGLLRYLEENATHPSRLAIEQLSNEARQLVDERVVAPQRAGGVAEINDELVDALQELVLRLTQVKTEGRVPLRKARYRALTRLCAVQDVIEGRTQQQTLSLPLSGDTHEAVHCINQVMVKVSVARSQLVALLMGLSGRDSCAHLSRILTEMQVELDALDVSGNAAIRNYRKQVVEEINGLLKHLDLEGEGDDTRRYDLAQNNSIREIEAVRAHVSHLREGVLRHCVMGDLSFRPKAELQSLLTHLDQVDTAKNPCIREARRRAVVEVQAIITFLDLREALARRQPGPSEHPSHRAVWLVLGSLSDLQAQVLGFDGKRADKSYMMLEELLTKQLLALDAVDPQGDETTKMARKQAVKFAQNILNYLDMKTDEWEY, encoded by the exons ATGGACCATGGCGgtccgcagcagcagcagcaacatccgatggagcagcagcagcagccgtaTCATCCGCAGCACCCTGCCATGATGCGGCTGTACGAGGTCCAGAAGGAGGTGGCGTCTCTGGGGCCTCAAGTCTGCACCTTCAGCGGCCTGCAGAACGACCGCGACTACAAGCGTCTGGAGCGCGAGCTGACACGGCTGCTGCTGGACGTGGACCAGGTGGACACGGAGGGCAAACCCGAGCTGCAGGGGGCACGAAAGAGAGCGGCGCAGGAGGTGGAGGGCCTCCTGCGCTACCTGGAGGAGAACGCCACTCATCCGTCCCGTCTGGCCATCGAGCAGCTGAGCAACGAGGCGCGGCAGCTGGTGGACGAGCGCGTGGTGGCGCCCCAGCGTGCCGGCGGGGTGGCCGAAATAAACGACGAGCTGGTGGATGCTCTGCAGGAGCTCGTGCTGAGGCTCACCCAAGTCAAGACGGAGGGGAGGGTGCCGCTCCGCAAGGCGCGCTACCGGGCGCTGACGCGCCTCTGCGCCGTACAGGACGTGATCGAGGGGCGCACGCAGCAGCAGACCCTCTCCCTGCCGCTGTCGGGAGACACCCACGAGGCCGTGCACTGCATCAACCAGGTGATGGTGAAGGTGAGCGTGGCGCGCAGTCAGCTGGTGGCCCTGCTGATGGGTCTGAGTGGGAGGGACAGCTGCGCCCACCTGTCACGAATCCTGACGGAGATGCAGGTAGAGCTGGACGCCCTGGATGTTTCTGGGAACGCAGCAATCAGAAACTACCGAAAacaggtggtggaggagatAAACGGCCTGCTGAAACACCTGGAcctggagggggagggagacgACACACGCAG GTACGACTTGGCGCAGAACAACTCCATCCGTGAAATCGAGGCGGTGCGAGCTCACGTCTCCCACCTGCGAGAGGGCGTCCTGCGGCACTGCGTGATGGGGGATCTGAGCTTCAGGCCCAAAGCCGAGCTGCAGAGCCTCCTCACTCACCTGGACCAGGTGGACACGGCCAAGAACCCGTGCATCAGGGAGGCCCGCCGCCGCGCCGTGGTTGAGGTCCAAGCCATCATCACCTTCCTGGACCTCCGCGAGGCTCTGGCCCGCCGCCAGCCGGGCCCCAGTGAGCACCCGTCACACCGGGCCGTGTGGCTGGTCCTGGGGAGCCTGTCAGACCTCCAGGCTCAGGTGTTAGGCTTCGACGGTAAGCGGGCCGACAAGAGCTACATgatgctggaggagctgctgaccaaacagctgctggcGCTGGACGCCGTGGACCCGCAGGGTGACGAGACCACCAAGATGGCGCGGAAGCAGGCGGTGAAGTTCGCCCAGAACATTCTCAACTACCTGGACATGAAGACGGACGAGTGGGAGTATTGA